Sequence from the Priestia megaterium genome:
CTCGCTAATATATATTGAAGTGTTTCATCGCTTTCAAAGTCTATCACCTTGTTTTCCATCATTCCACCCCCTCGTATGCTAGTACAACATATGAGGGAACATAAAAGATTATGTGGGTAGCACTGAAAATAATGGCTGTATCCTTAACCTTTACTGCATTAGTTCTTCTGGCTGTGCAGATTTCCCTTTTGATTTTCGTATCTGCAGGCCTAATAAAAAATCAATGAGAAAATGAGTAAAAATCGTGACATACAAATTTTCAGTCCACCAAAAAAGTAACCCTATTAAAAAGCTTAAAAACACAACCGAAATAAAAAGAAACCACTTTTTTAAATATCGAATGTGAACGAGTGCAAATACGATACTCGCCCAAAAAAGACCAAACTGAACTTGTATAACCCCTCGAAATAATATTTCTTCTGAACATGCAACGATTAGGCAAATAAGGGCTAGATGAGGAACAGAACGATTAGCAAATAAACGTTCATTGATCCCTCCGTCATCGTATAAATGCTCAGGTACGCATTTCATTAGAAGTATATCTCCTACTACTACCAAGAGAGCTGTTCCTCCCCCGTATAATAAAATAGAAGACCAATCCAGCTGAAAAAACTGCAAAAAGGAATTCCATGAATCGAATGTAAAAAAACCGATGCCTAAAGCAATGAAGCAGATGAGCAGCTGTGTTACATATAAATTTTTAACTAACTCTGCATCTGTCATGGATGAAATAAGCTCTTGCTGTGATTTTGCCATTATATCTCTCCTTGACGAAGCAAACGAGCTAATTCTAATTCCCAGCCTTGAAAGGTCCATTGCTCTTGCTCACCATTTGTTTTTTTATAGTTTTCTAAATCCAAGCCGCAGCAATCGCAACAATTCTCAAGCTCTGATTTTCCCGGCTCATTGAAATAGCCAAGCAGCACGTGACGACGGCATTCTTTTGTCTCAATAAACCCCTTCATCGCACGATACTTGTCATGTTTGTTTCGAAGACGTTTATTTACAGCTGCAACAATCGTTTCATGCAGCGATTCAGGAATTTTCCAGGGTTCAACATGTTCATTTTTTACTACATTTTCTCTGTACAAATAATAACGAATAAATCGCCAATTTGTTTCTTGAATACCCACTGTATAAAGAAAGTGAGACTCTACTTGTTTTAAAGGAATGGCCTGATCATGGTTTCGTAAATACGACAAGCAGTATAAGATGATATCTGAAGAAGGAAGCTCAATTTTAAGTAAAGAATGAGCAAAGTCATCGTCTCCTTCAGCATAAAGCAAGATCGCAATACTGTTTCGCTGATCGCGTCCACTTCTTCCAATTTCCTGTACGTATGCTTCTAGCTGCGTAGGTGTATGAAAGTGAATAATAAAGCGAACATTCGATTTGTTAACCCCCATTCCAAATGCACTTGTGCAGCAAATGATATCAAGCTGATTTTCTAAAAATTGCTGTTGAACAAGCATTCTTTCATTTGGTTCCATTCCCCCATGGTAATACTGCACTCGCTGTATCCCATTTTCCTTTAGAAGCTGTGTTAATGCTTCTGTCCAAGATCGGCTGGAACAATAGATAATTCCCGGACCTTGCAGTTCACTAACGTACATCAGTAACTTCTCTTTTTTTTCTTCAATACTTGCAACAAAATCAACTTTCATCGCAATATTACTTCGATTCATGGAATAGATGTGCTCGTTGACAGCAGGCAGCGATAAGTAGCGCTTAATATCTTCTACTACTTCCCTAGTCGCAGTTCCCGTTAGTGCCAGACATAGCGGACTGCCAAGTTCCTTCCATATATCTCCTAGTTGTAGATAATCTAAACGAAAATCATGTCCCCACTGAGAAATACAGTGCGCCTCGTCCACAACGAAAAGGCCTACATTTGCCTGCTTTAATGCTTCTACTACAACAGCATTTTGCAAAATTTCAGGAGATGCATAAATAAAACGATAAAAAGCTAAATCTTTTAGCGCCCGTCGCTTTTCTTCTTGTTGTAGGAAACTATTTAAGGCAATAACTCGCTTTTCTCCGCTTGCCTTTAGTTGTTGAACTTGATCTTCCATCAGTGAAATTAAAGGAGATACAATCAGCACGGGTCGGTTCAACAAATAAGCTGGGAGCTGATAGCACAATGATTTTCCTGTTCCTGTAGGAAGAACCGCTAACACATTATGACCTGTCAAAATATCTTGAATAATCTCTTTTTGTCCTAGTCGAAATTGGCTATAGCCAAATTGTTTCTGTAGAAGTTGTTCTATCTTCACATCAAACACCACTTTTTTTAGTATCAGGTAAAATGTTTTGCTAATACGAGACGAATCTGAAAATAGGTAACGTCGTCTTTTACTTCTTCCTTTATCACCTTTAATTTATTTGTACGCAAACCTTCAAAGGCTGAGATAATTTCTTCCTGCTGCTTAGGCGATACGTATGCATCGATTGAAAAAGATGGAACAAACAGAGCTAATTCTGCAATATGATCTTCAATTGTACTTTCTTTTAAACGCCTTATATAAGCAATTTCTTCAAGCGTCTTGCCTTTTTGAAGCCAGCTATACGTTTTTAACGTCGAGCTTGTCAAAGGCAATTCTAAATATAGATCACGTAAAAAAGAAGAAAGTACATGAAAGCTTTCATTATTTTTACTCACTTTTTCAATGATATGGTGAATAACCCCTAAAAGTTGAATATGAACATAATGCTCATCGAGTTCATATTGATATGCTAACTGATTTTTTGTAAAGCCTACTCTTTGGTATCCAGTCAGTTGCAAAACAAAAAGAGACGCATCCCGTTCCGTACAACCTTTCAAGCACGTTCGGAGCTCTTTGAATAGCTCGGCGGCTAACTCTTGACGCGTTTGCTTTTGAGACATAATATACGTTTTGACCCATTGAATGACCTCAGGATTTTTGGAAATGGGTAAAAATCCTTTTTGAAAATACTGTAGGTTTGATAAGGTCTGAATGAACAAAGTGATTCTTGCTAAAAATAATTGAGTACTGCTTGCGAATTTCCATCCGTCTAAAGCTGGATGAAAGGGTCGAGCCGTCAGTTCATCTTCAAGGCGTGCTAGTCCCTTATCTGTCATCACATACTTTTGATTTTCAGTTTCTTCAATATACTGCTGTTCTTTTAAATATGCAACGCAGGCTTCAAAAGACCGTTTATCTAAGTAAACAAATGACTGAAAAAGAAACGAAATCCCAAAAATTTTTCCGTCTTGAATCGTTTGAGCTGACTTTTTACCTGTTAATAAATGATAAATACCATAGGCGGTTCGCTCACCTTTTAACTGTTTTATACAAAATAAAATGCTAACTTGAATATAATTCAAAGGTGTCAACTTCCTTTCTCATTCATTGTACCAAAAGTGACCAATAGCATGTGAGATAAAGGCTTTTTTGCTCTTTCCTTTATGTATCAAAACGTTTGGGTAAGTGAAGAAACCTTGATTTGATAAGCATTCTCAGTGACTTTTCTATTGAAAAGTTTTATAAATCATTTTACAATGAATAAGGAGAAATTTCACTCTTGATTCGCGAAGAGATTATATAATGAGAAATTTTCGAACACTTTACAGGAGGTCTTGTTATGCCAAAATATACAATTGTTGATAAAGATACTTGCATCGCATGCGGCGCTTGCGGAGCAGCAGCACCAGACATTTATGATTATGATGATGAAGGTATTGCATTCGTAACATTAGATGATAACCAAGGTGTAGTAGAAATTCCAGAAGATCTAGAAGATGATATGATGGATGCAATGGAAGGCTGCCCTACGGATTCAATTCGCGTAGCGGATGAAAAATTCGAAGGCGATGCTAATAAATTCGAATAAGTATTGAGCAAACCTGTAGTGTACATGCTGCAGGTTTTTTTATATATAAAAATCGCTCTCCCCGGGAGAGCGATTGAATCAAACAGCAATGCGACGCGTGATCCATTGCTTCATTTTTGAAAACAATAAGACAAAGATAGCCCCTGTTGCTGCGCCTTTTATTAAGTTAAACGGCAAAATACCTGCAACGATATATTGACGTGCTTGTTCACTAGACATTTCTGGCGATTGTAAGAAGATTGTATACGCTGGTAAGAAGACATAATAATTTAAGACAGCCATGAGTACCGTCATTACAACCGTACCCGTAACCAAACCTATCGTTACGCCTTTAGCCGTTTTAAATCGGCTGAACATGTATGATACAGGAAGAACGAACAGTAAACCAGCCACAAAGTTCGCCACTTGACCAACTGGAACTCCTGTAGCACTTCCTTGAATTAAATAATTCAATAAATTTTTTATTCCTTCTACTATAACAGCAGCCATCGGTCCAAATACAAGTGCTGCTACGAGTGCAGGAATTTCGCTAAAATCAATTGTTAAAAACGGAGGTAATCCAGGAATTGGAAAATTAATCATCATTAAAATATAAGCAATACTACTTAACATTCCTAGTATAACCAGCTTTTGAGTTTTCTTACTTTGTTGCATCTTGCCTCTCTCCTTCTTTGTGATCCACTCTTCAAAGAAGAAAGGTTCAACTTTATATCCCCACGCAAAAACCTCCCAACAAATGATTCGTTGAGAGGAGACATGGCAGGCATATTTAATAAACGTTCATCACATTAGGTTTTGAACGCTGAACCTCCACCTTCTCCCATCCAGACTGTACTGTCGGCTTTGGAATTTCACCAAATCTGCTCGTATGTATTACATATAAGCTCGCGGGCTCAAAACAATTTGTTTTTTACCGCCGGTCGGGAATTTCACCCTGCCCCGAAGATAGACCAATATTTAATTATGAATTTATTATATGTTATCTCGAATTAAAAGTAAATAAAGAAGTTTTTTAATTCCTATTAAATTGATGTATTTTATAAACTTCATTCTTTTTTTTATATGTAAAATCAGTAAATAAGTGCATAACCAACAGCATTATGACATATTTATAGTTTCAATTTTACGTTTATAATTGTGTATTTGATAACTAATCGTAAAGTTTGAAAAATATAATTGACAGAATTTTTTTAATATGGTAAGTTATCAAATATTTGATGATAGTAAAATCCAAGGGAGATGTTCACGTCATGTATAATGTGTTAGTAGCTGATTCAATTAGCAATGAAGGTCTTGCTCCACTACTTGAAGCTCCTCATGTGAATCTTACGCGAAAAAAAGTTGAAGAAGTTGAGAATGATTTGCATACGTACGATGCACTTTTAGTACGGAGTGCTACGACGGTTACAGAGGATTTGCTGGCAAAAATGCCAAATTTAAAAATTGTTGCTCGCGCTGGAGTAGGTGTCGATAATATTGATATTGAAGCCTCAACCAAACGAGGGGTTGTCGTTATTAACGCGCCGAACGGAAATACCATTTCAACGGCGGAACATACATTTGCTATGATGGCTAGCTTGTTTCGGCATATCCCCCAAGGAAATGCTTCAGTTAAAGCGCGCGAATGGAACCGCTCAGCATTTGTTGGAACAGAGCTTAATCACAAACACCTGGGCATTATCGGATTTGGACGAATTGGCTCAGAGCTTGCCAAACGCGCAAAAGCCTTTAATATGAGCGTTCACGTTTACGATCCTTTTTTAACCTCTTCCCGAGCTGAAAAGCTAGGCGTAGAACTATTATCCCTGGATGAATTACTAGCAGCAGCGGATGTAATTACCGTGCACACTCCACTTACGAAAGAAACAAAGGGATTGCTCAATCATGACACGTTAGCCAAAACAAAGAAGGGTGTGTTTTTATTAAACTGCGCACGCGGCGGGATCATTGATGAAAAAGCCTTAGTTCATTATTTAGAAATTGGCCATGTTCAAGGTGCAGCTATTGACGTATTTGAAGTTGAGCCGCCGATTGATAACCCTTTGTTACATTTTGATCAAGTTATTACAACTCCCCATTTAGGAGCTTCTACAAAAGAAGCCCAGCTTAACGTTGCTGAAGACGTGGCACATGACGTTCTGCGTTTTCTAGAAGGTAATCCTGTAAGCTCATCCATTAATTTGCCAACGCTTTCTAAAGAAGTTTTTGAAAAAATTCAGCCGTTTACGAGCCTTACTAAACAAATGGGAGCCATTTTATCTCAATGCATGCGAGAACCTGTTCAGCATATCTCTATCTCCTACGGAGGTACAGTGACGGATTTGGAAACTACTTATATTACACGGAGCTTGTTATCAGGCTTTTTAACTCATCGTATCGACTCACCTGTTAACGAAGTCAATGCTTCTATGATTGCAAAAGAACGAGGAATTACATTTGGTGAAAAAACATCGGAAGATACGCAAGGATATTCCAATATGATTGACGTTACAGTAACAGGCGAACAGCGTACATTTACCATTACGGGCACCTATATAGCAGGCTATGGACCTCGAATTGTTAATATTGATTCGTTTGATATTGATTTTTATCCGGAAGGACATCTTCTTTATATCCGTCACAGTGATCAGCCCGGAGTTATTGGAAATGTAGGGAAAGTACTTGGAGATTTACGTATTAACATTGCTACCATGCAAGTGGGCCGTAAGCAAAAAGGCGGAGAAGCCATTATGATGCTTACGTTTGATAAACTTTTAGATGATTCTGTCATCTCTTCGTTAAAACAAACAAGCGAAATTGTGAACATACAGCGTATTGAATTGTGACATTGAAAAAAAGAGCCTTAGCGGCTCTTTTTTTATGGACTTATTTTTAACACTTGTCCTGCATTTAACATCGTATTTTCTAAATGATTCCACTTTCTTAGCTGATCCATATCTACTTCATATTTGACTGCGAGCTCAGATAATGTATCTCCTTGATGGATAAGAATACAGTTATCAGAAGTCTGATGTAACTGCTGAAAAACCGTGGCAGCTAAATCGCTTTTTACGTATGCCGATAGTTTTTGCTTATCCAATTTGGCAAGTGGGTTTACTGCATTGGTTTTATCCGGATTCCAACTTCCTTGATGAACTTCAAAATGCAAATGTGCACCTGAAGATCGCCCTGTATTGCCAACTCGTCCAATGTTTTGACCTGCGGCTACACGATTTCCTTCTGCAACAAAACGTTCCTCTAGATGAGCATAGACCGTTTCGTATCCATTCGTTTGTTTGATAAAAACAACTTGTCCGTATGTATTTGAATAATAAGAGCGGCTCACCACTCCTTTTGCAACAGCATACACCTGTGTACCAACAGGTGCTGCTATATCAATTCCAAAGTGTTTGGCGTGACGAGAACCAAATATATCAGTTAAGACTCCTTCAACCGGCCACTCCCACTGCTTCTCTTCTGCTTTTACCATTTGCCCGCCCAAAAATAAAAGACCTATACACAATCCCATTACTAATACAACCAATATTCTTCTTAACACGTCAATCATGAAGAAAGAACCTCCTATGTAGATCATTGCACACAAAACATACTATATGCCAATTCCTTCTCTTTTAGACTAGTTTATAGAAAAAATAAAGAGATGTGATTCTCCACTGAATCACATCTCTTTACTATTCTTATTATTTCAGCCGAAGAAAAACTGTTATTTAGCATGTGTTTACTTTGGCAGTTTGATAAAGAAAGTTGTTCCTTCATTTAATTCACTTTCAACCGCAATGATCCCTTGATGTGCCTCCACGATATTTTTGGCGATTGCAAGCCCCAGACCAGTTCCTGACTTTCCTCTCGTTCTGGCTTTATCCGCTTTATAAAATCGTTCAAATACAAATGGAAGATCTTCTTTTGGAATGCCTGCTCCTGTATCTTGAACAGAAAGGTGGATTTCCGATTGACTTTTATCAAGATGCAGCCTTACTTCTCCGTAGTCATCCGTATGACGAATGGCATTATCAATTAAGTTTGTCAGCACTTGTTCCATACGGTCTGAATCAATCATCGCTTCAAATTCATCTTCTACTTTTCCATTAAGAGACAGTTTAATATGTTTTTCTTTAGCTAACCCTTGAAACTTACGCAAAACACGTTCTGTAAATTCAACCATTGCTACAGATTCTAAGTGAAGCTGCACATGTCCTGCTTCCATTCGCGCCAAATCTAAAAGTTCATTTACAAGCCGGCCCATACGGAGTGATTCATCATAAATCACCTGTGCAATTTCTTTTTTTTCTTCATCCGTACTTGCAATATCGTCAATAATGGCTTCACTATAACCTTGAAGCATAGAAATAGGTGTACGCAATTCATGAGACACGTTTGCAATAAAATCTTTTCTCGATTTATCAAGTTTACGCTCTTCAGACATATCTCGTAGTACAGCTACAGCACCGCGAATTTTCGTTTGATTATAGAGCGGTGACATTAAAATGACCCACGTTTTCCCTTGAATTTTCAATTCTGCACTTCGCTCCGTTTCAGTCTCTACTACCGTTTGAAACAAATGCACGACGTTTGCTGGAAGCTCAGGCACCTGCTGATTGTTGACATCCTGCTCGTAATACCAAGTCTGAAGAAAATGCTCCGCTGGGGGATTGGTAATTAAAATCGATCCGTCTCTACTAAACGTAATAACACCGTCTGCCATACTGCTTAAAATACTTGAAAGCTGCTCTTTTTCCTGATTAAGCGCATTGAGGTTAAACTTTAACTGCCTGCCCATTTGATTAAAAGCAATCGCTAACTCCCCAATTTCATCGTGAGTTAAAATAGGTACTTTTGTATCAAAGTTCCCTTTTGTTACTTCAAATGCCGCCTGCCTCATTTTTCTAAGAGGCGCTGTAATTCGAGTGGATAAGAAAAAAGCAAAGATAGTAGTTAAAATAATAGCAATACCTGCAGCCAATAAAATGAACTTAGTCGTATATTGAGCGGGTTCTTCAATTTCAGAAAGAGATTGATACAAATAAACGCCGCCTGTCGGTTTGTTATCTTTCATTAAAGGTACACCGACAACAAACATTAAAGGCTCATCACTCGTGTCTTTCTTTGTAGTCATGTACATTTTTTCCCGTATTACTTTACCTTTTTCAACCACTTGATTTAGCTGATCGTTTTGTTTAACAATGGCCGAAATAGCTTTCTTATTTTCTTTATCAGGATGTGTGGAATGCCAATAAAAATCTTTGTCTTGAACAATAACTACACTTGCTTGGTCTGCAAGTTCACGAGCAATGGATAGTCCTAGTTTTTCATCGTCCGTTTCCTGCACAATGGTAGAGATTTTAGCAGCCGTTTTAGTTAAACGGTTTTCTGCATCTACAACATGATAATTTTCAAAAAACTGAAGCAATAAAATGGTCAAAATAAATAAAACAAGCGTGACGAGCAATAGGATAGTAAACCATAGTTTACCAACTACACTTCTCCAAAACATCAGTTATTTTCAACCTCAAATTTATACCCTACTCCCCATACGGTTACAATCATTTTCGCCGCTTGTGACGATACACGATTTAACTTTTCACGCAAACGCTTGACGTGCGTATCTACCGTACGAAGATCTCCAAAGAAATCATAATGCCATACTTCACGCAGCAGCTGCTCTCTGTCATATACTTTATCTGGCGTTTTTGCAAGGTAGCATAATAATTCATATTCTTTTGGAGTTAAGTTAACTTCTTTTCCGTCTGCTGTAACGCGATGTGCATCATTATCAATCGTTAAGTGATCAAACACAATAAGATTTTTCACGCTCGTTTCTGGTTGAATAAACGTTGCTTGAGAAGAACGTCGAAGCAGTGCTTTTACGCGAAGAACCACTTCTCTTGGGCTAAACGGCTTAACGATATAATCATCTGTACCTACTTCAAACCCTTGGACTCTGTTTACTTCTTCCCCTTTAGCTGTAAGCATGATAATAGGAGTTGCTTTTTTCTCCCGAATTTGTTTACAAACCTCAATACCATCTATGCCGGGCATCATTAAATCTAATACAATCAAATCATAATCTATGTGTAACGCTTTTTCGATTGCTTCATGCCCATCGGCTGCTTCTTCAATGATGTATCCTTCTTTTTCTAAGTACATTTTTAACAATCGTCTAATGCGATCTTCATCGTCTACTAGCAGTAATCTTTGTTCGTTTTGCATGTATTTTCAACCTCCTAGTCTTAGTGTACAAAAAAAAACCGGCGAGTTCTACTTATGATACCCAAACAATGTGACAATTCGTGAACACCTTTACGAAAAAAAGCTTTTTTTACCAAAAAGAGGTTGAGACGTAACGAAATCCATCCAACCTACAGACGAACAAATAAAATAAAGAAGCTAGTAGGGATCGCTTGTTCCACCGCTGTTGATTTCCGTGCAAGACTTCGCTTTCCGCGGGAGTCTTCGCCTTGCCCCCCAATCAACCGCTAGAAGCACCTACATACATGAACCCTACGTTCACCATCCCAATGAAAAAATCCGAACGAAGGTGATTCTCCATCAAGAATCTCAACTCATCGTTCGGATCTTCCTTCAACTAAAATATCTTTGTTTCAGCCTCTTTTATATTTTTAAAGGTTACGCATATGAATGTAAACCTGCAATAACTAGGTTCACAGCCACTAAGTTGAACATGATGATGGCAAACCCGCCAACTGCCAGCCAAGCTGATTTTTCACCATGCCATCCTTTAGACAGCCGAAGATGAAGAAAAGCGGCGTAAAATAAAAAGGTGATCAGCGCCCACACCTCTTTAGGGTCCCATCCCCAAAAGCGCGTCCAGGCCATCTGAGCCCAAATCATAGCGAAAATAAGTGCTCCTAGTGTAAAAATAGGAAATCCAATCGCCACTGCTCTGTAGCTTACTTCATCAAGCAAGTCGCTGTTTACCTGCTTCACAAGCGGCTGCAGCGCGGCTCCAATTCGCTTCCGTAAAATGAAACGAACCAGCCAATATAATACAAAGCCACCGGCTAACGACCAAATAACCGTATTTAATTTTTTAGCATTGATAATAGCCGGCATATCAACAAGCGGCTGTATGTCGTTCCCGTCTGTCCACTCACTTTGATGAGGCCCCACTAGCGGAACCATATGGTATACGACTTGCTCTTGTTCTCCACTTTTATTAACCCAATTAAATGATGACTCGTAGTGAGCCGCATTAAAAGCCAGCGTCACTGCTACAAACCCAAGCGTACTAATAAGCGTATACAGGATGAATTCCAGCCAAAATGCTTTTTTATTTCGCTTGGATTGGTCAATCGTTTTGATTAAATAAATCAATCCTGCAACAAAGCTAATGGAAAGCACGGCTTCACCCGTAGCTGCGGTTGTAACGTGAATATGCAGCCAATTCGTTTGGAGAGCCGGTATCAGCGGCGTAATTTCAGTTGGAAACATGCTTGCATAAGCAATGATCAAAAGAGCCACCGGCAATGCAAAAAGTCCAAGCATGCTAAGACGATAAATAAAGTAAATAACAATAAATGCGCCAACAAGCATCATGCCAAAAAACGTCGTAAATTCAAATAAATTACTAACAGGAGCGTGGCCTGATGCAATCCATCTTGTAATGAAGTAGCCAATCTGTGCAATAAAGCCGATGATGGTAACCGCAATTCCAAACGTTGCCCACTTTGTTTTCTTTTGAGCTGCTCGCTTATCTCGAATAGCTCCTCCGAAAAAAAAGGTTGCAACTAAATAAGCAATAAACGCCACATACAGTAAATTACTACTTATACTCGCGTAATCCATGCTTTTTCCTCCTATTTTGTTTCTTTATCATTTTGGTCCTTCAGCTGTGTAAGGGATGTTGATTCTAATAAACCATTTAGTTCTTTTTTAAGCCCATACCAGTTTTTATTTGTATGTGCGGCCAACCATATCTCATTATTGACTTTTTGAATCCACATGCGACGATGATTCCAATACATCCCTTGAATCACACCAATCATAAAGATGGCTCCGCCAATTCCTAAAAACCAAAGCGTATAGTCTCTGCGAACGGTTAATCCCGTTACATTTTTCGTTTCCACACCAGCAAAGGTCATTTTATAATCGTTATTTCCTAGCGGCTCCAAGTTCTCTCTAATTCCAACAAAAGCAACTTCACCTTTTTTATGCTGAGGCGTAATCATTTTAAATACAAAAGCCGGATTGTTAGGCACTCTGGTCTTTGTATTCGGATTTCCTTCATCATCAAAGAAAAAGTCTGGAAAGTAACTCATGAGCTTGACTTTATATCCGTTTTTTAAATCATATGTTTCTTTTGGATTATGTAAATCTACTGTAAGTGAACCAACGTTTCTATTTGCATTTTTATCTGTTAAATGGAAAGACATAGAGCTAAACTCATTTAACTTGAAGTCCACTTGGTACATGGCATATCCTTCAAACTTAAGCGGCTGATTCACACGAATTTCTGAATCTTTTATTTTCTTTAACTTTGGATCTGCTCCCGGTATAAGCTTTCCTTCGCGCTTATACAAACTAACATCCGCTTCATATTTTTTGGCTACTTTATTATTCCCTGCACGATCAATTGCTTCTTGAAACACGGCGCTTTCACTATCTTTATCATACGTTTCAACAGTAAAACGATGGTTTTTCAAAAAATATTCTCCGTTCGTCCCAGGAATAACTTTTGTTTCACCTTCACGGATCCAAAGAACTTCATCTATATACATACCTGGTACAAATCTAAGCATAGCACCTAGTAAAAAGATAATGAGACCGATATGATTAACGTATGGACCCCATCTTGAGAAGCGTCCTTTTTCAGCCAGAAGATTGCCGTTTTCTTCGCGAATAGAGTATCTTCTTTTTTTTAGCATGCTTTTTACATGTTCATAATCTTGATCCGTCCACGATGATGAAGTGCTATATAAACGCTGTCTTTTTAAGAAGTTTGGATGTTTTGTTACACTCTGCTTTTTTAGAGCTCGGTACAAAGGCACTACTCGATCTAAACTGCAAATGACTAACGACATTCCTAAAGCAGCAATTAAAAGCAAGTACCACCACGATTCGTAGAGATGATGAAAACCTAACTTATAATAAAGCTCTCCTGTCCATCCATATTCCTTTTGGTAATACTCATCTGCTGTCACATTAGGAGGTATGTAAGCTTCTTGAGGATAAATGGTTCCGACTGCAGACGCAACAAGCGTCACAATAATGATCCAAATACCTACTTTTACAGAAGAGAAAAAGTTCCATACTTTATCGATAACTGTTTTATTGTACGTTTGCGATCGCCTTGCGCTTCCTTCATAACGCATATCTACTAATTTATCAGTTGTTTCTTCTGCAATCGGCTTACCACAGGCTTCACACAAAATCGTACCATGCGGGTTAACGTGTCCACATTCACATTTTACGTGTTTCATTGTCAACACTCCCTATGGTTTAATTTCTTCCATATATTCTTTTATTTTAGATTCTTCCAATCCCCCAATAAAACTGTCTACAATCTTTCCGTTTTTATCAATTAAAAATGTAGTCGGCAGAGGATCTATTCCGTATGCACCCAAAACTTGTGAATCTTTATCCATCAAAATCGGAAAAGATAGCCCATACTGTTTAGCAAACTGCTCCACTGCTATATTCGTTTCTGCAACGTTAACAGCTAAAATTTCAACACCTTGCTTTTTATATGATGCATACTGCTTTTCCATAGCCGGCATCTCTTGTTTACAGGGCTTGCACCATGTTCCCCAAAAATTCAAAAAAACTCCTTTGCCTTT
This genomic interval carries:
- the resA gene encoding thiol-disulfide oxidoreductase ResA, coding for MKKKRLIIRTVILAVLLCAVGYTLYAQFFADKQKVSVGDKAPDFILRDVNGETHQLSDYKGKGVFLNFWGTWCKPCKQEMPAMEKQYASYKKQGVEILAVNVAETNIAVEQFAKQYGLSFPILMDKDSQVLGAYGIDPLPTTFLIDKNGKIVDSFIGGLEESKIKEYMEEIKP